One genomic window of Eggerthella timonensis includes the following:
- a CDS encoding LysR family transcriptional regulator produces the protein MNIKQINYFITVADHGSLSSAAREHGISVQAMSKAMTDLESEFGESLFERNHQGISLTQLGETFRAKAEPVSDSFHALEEMGELHAKELSKLRLFLCAPAFCRNAKARTDMAAFFDNYLGTETDVAIGTGEAGLDSIRRGECDALITIGTFDHPDFDCYTVGTVPAGICMAANHPLARLETVSLAQLEPYRVISSKSFDHFNESILVTYQKDGLKSPVVEPPTFDMPRQFYVKHAVCFMVNIAPLGEMLPRSTMVPIAPKDAKAIPICLITLKGSKPPSYQRMEQLLKGRA, from the coding sequence TTGAACATCAAGCAGATCAACTACTTCATCACCGTCGCCGACCACGGCAGTTTGTCGTCGGCGGCGCGCGAACACGGCATCTCGGTGCAGGCGATGTCCAAGGCGATGACCGATCTGGAAAGCGAGTTCGGCGAAAGCTTGTTCGAGCGAAATCATCAGGGCATCTCCCTCACGCAGCTCGGCGAGACGTTCCGAGCGAAGGCGGAGCCGGTCAGCGATTCGTTCCACGCGCTCGAGGAGATGGGGGAGCTCCATGCCAAAGAGCTCTCCAAACTGCGGTTGTTCCTCTGCGCGCCCGCATTCTGTCGCAACGCGAAAGCGCGCACCGACATGGCCGCGTTTTTCGACAACTACCTAGGCACGGAGACGGACGTGGCCATCGGCACGGGCGAGGCGGGACTCGACTCGATCCGCAGAGGCGAGTGCGACGCGCTCATCACCATCGGCACGTTCGATCATCCCGATTTCGATTGTTACACCGTGGGCACCGTGCCGGCCGGCATCTGCATGGCGGCGAACCATCCGCTGGCGCGCCTTGAAACCGTCTCGCTGGCACAGCTCGAGCCGTACCGCGTCATCTCGTCGAAATCGTTCGACCACTTCAACGAATCGATCCTCGTCACCTACCAGAAAGACGGTCTGAAATCCCCGGTAGTGGAGCCTCCTACGTTCGACATGCCGCGCCAGTTCTACGTCAAGCACGCAGTGTGCTTCATGGTGAACATCGCCCCGCTCGGAGAGATGCTCCCCCGAAGCACGATGGTCCCCATCGCGCCCAAGGACGCGAAGGCGATCCCCATCTGCCTCATCACGCTGAAAGGCTCGAAGCCTCCTTCGTACCAGCGCATGGAGCAGTTGTTGAAGGGCCGCGCCTGA
- the gyrB gene encoding DNA topoisomerase (ATP-hydrolyzing) subunit B, giving the protein MSVANKPDHYDGSDIQVLEGLEAVRKRPGMYIGSTGPRGLHHLVYEVVDNGVDEALAGFCDEIKVWIHADNSITVDDNGRGIPIDKHPKEKIPTVEVVLTILHAGGKFGGEGYKVSGGLHGVGVSVVNALSSHVEVKVRKEGKEYFIAFDRGKTSEKLRELGPTKRGNGTTVSFWPDPEIFTETTVFDYDTLANRFREMAFLNKGLKIVLYDERVTDADGNPRTEVFQYAGGIVDFVKFLNEGKETLNKPIYFEAENDDGTVEVAMQWSTSYSTNSVMAFANNINTHEGGTHLDGFKQAVTRTINEYARAKGILKEKDSNLSGDDTREGCAAIVSVKLHDPQFEGQTKTKLGNTEIRPLVQNAVTQGLAEYLEENPTPAKRIIGKATQALKAREAARKAREMTRRKGVLDSFALPGKLADCSSKTPENSEIFIVEGDSAGGSAKQARDRKTQAILPLRGKILNVERAGLHRSLSSDTISSLITAIGTNIGDDFDADQSRYHRIIIMTDADVDGAHIRILLLTFFYRYMPELINRGYIYIAQPPIFGLKKKNSRSPKIERYIYDESALSSVLAEYDDPNKFDVQRYKGLGEMDPDQLWETTMEPATRTLLQVSIDDAAEAERVVSDLMGDQVEPRKEFIQKHARDVRFLDI; this is encoded by the coding sequence ATGTCAGTGGCAAACAAACCTGACCATTACGACGGTTCTGACATTCAGGTCCTCGAGGGCCTGGAAGCGGTCCGCAAGCGTCCGGGCATGTATATCGGCTCGACGGGCCCGCGCGGTTTGCATCACCTGGTGTACGAGGTCGTCGACAACGGCGTCGACGAGGCCCTCGCCGGTTTCTGCGACGAGATCAAGGTGTGGATTCACGCGGACAACTCGATCACGGTCGACGACAACGGGCGCGGCATCCCCATCGACAAGCACCCGAAAGAGAAGATCCCCACCGTCGAGGTGGTGCTCACCATCCTCCACGCCGGCGGCAAGTTCGGCGGCGAGGGCTACAAGGTGTCCGGCGGCCTGCACGGCGTGGGCGTTTCCGTCGTGAACGCGTTGTCCTCGCACGTCGAGGTCAAGGTGCGCAAGGAAGGCAAGGAGTACTTCATCGCCTTCGATCGCGGAAAGACTTCCGAGAAGCTGCGCGAGCTGGGGCCCACGAAGCGGGGCAACGGCACGACGGTGTCCTTCTGGCCCGACCCTGAGATCTTCACCGAGACGACCGTCTTCGACTACGACACCCTGGCGAACCGTTTCCGCGAGATGGCGTTCCTCAACAAGGGGCTCAAGATCGTGCTGTACGACGAGCGCGTCACCGACGCCGACGGCAACCCGCGCACCGAGGTGTTCCAGTACGCCGGCGGCATCGTCGACTTCGTGAAGTTCCTCAACGAGGGCAAGGAAACGCTCAACAAGCCCATCTACTTCGAAGCCGAGAACGACGATGGCACGGTCGAGGTGGCCATGCAGTGGTCCACCTCGTACTCCACGAACTCCGTCATGGCGTTCGCGAACAACATCAACACGCACGAGGGCGGCACGCACCTCGACGGCTTCAAGCAGGCCGTCACGCGCACCATCAACGAGTACGCCCGCGCCAAGGGCATCCTCAAGGAGAAGGATTCCAACCTCTCCGGCGACGATACGCGCGAGGGCTGCGCGGCCATCGTGTCCGTGAAGCTGCACGACCCGCAGTTCGAGGGCCAGACGAAGACGAAGCTCGGCAACACCGAGATCCGCCCGCTCGTGCAGAACGCCGTGACCCAGGGCCTCGCCGAGTACCTCGAGGAGAACCCGACCCCGGCCAAGCGCATCATCGGCAAGGCGACCCAGGCCCTCAAGGCCCGCGAAGCCGCCCGCAAGGCGCGCGAGATGACGCGCCGCAAGGGCGTGCTCGACTCGTTCGCGCTGCCCGGCAAGCTGGCGGACTGCTCGTCCAAGACCCCGGAGAACTCCGAAATCTTCATCGTAGAGGGCGATTCCGCAGGCGGCTCGGCCAAGCAGGCCCGCGACCGCAAGACGCAGGCCATCCTGCCCTTGCGCGGCAAGATCCTCAACGTGGAGCGCGCCGGTTTGCATCGCTCGCTGTCGTCGGACACCATCAGCTCGCTGATCACGGCTATCGGCACGAACATCGGCGACGACTTCGACGCCGACCAGTCGCGCTACCACCGCATCATCATCATGACCGACGCCGACGTCGACGGCGCGCACATCCGCATCCTGCTGCTGACGTTCTTCTACCGTTACATGCCGGAGCTCATCAACCGCGGCTACATCTACATCGCGCAGCCGCCCATCTTCGGCCTCAAGAAGAAGAACTCGCGCTCGCCGAAGATCGAACGCTACATCTACGACGAGAGCGCGCTGAGCTCGGTGCTGGCCGAGTACGACGACCCGAACAAGTTCGACGTGCAGCGCTACAAGGGCCTCGGCGAGATGGACCCGGACCAGCTGTGGGAGACCACGATGGAGCCGGCTACCCGCACGCTGTTGCAGGTGAGCATCGACGACGCCGCCGAAGCCGAGCGCGTGGTGAGCGACCTCATGGGCGACCAGGTGGAGCCGCGCAAGGAGTTCATCCAGAAGCACGCGCGCGACGTCCGATTCCTGGACATTTAA
- a CDS encoding bifunctional nuclease family protein: protein MIPVTIQTLIVSTAPSPSIVVLQPVEEIVQEGKSRIVPIWVGVNEATQMGIALEKARFSRPMTHDLFLDALTNLDAQVDHVVINDVQGSTFFARLTLRQHDRLIDLDARPSDAMALAVRQKAPIYIEEDVLERASFPYVLRREEPAAATEAELSEFKKFLEELAPEDFEG from the coding sequence ATGATTCCCGTTACCATCCAAACGCTGATCGTGTCAACGGCTCCGTCGCCCTCCATCGTCGTGCTGCAGCCCGTCGAGGAGATCGTCCAAGAAGGGAAGTCGCGCATCGTGCCCATCTGGGTGGGCGTGAACGAGGCCACGCAGATGGGCATAGCCCTGGAAAAAGCCCGCTTCTCGCGGCCGATGACGCACGATCTGTTCCTCGATGCGCTCACGAACCTCGACGCACAGGTCGACCACGTGGTGATCAACGACGTGCAGGGCTCGACCTTCTTCGCGCGCCTCACCCTGCGCCAACATGATCGGCTCATCGACCTCGATGCGCGGCCGAGCGATGCAATGGCGCTGGCCGTGCGGCAGAAAGCCCCCATCTACATCGAGGAAGACGTGCTCGAACGCGCATCGTTCCCCTACGTGCTGAGGCGGGAGGAGCCTGCCGCCGCGACCGAAGCCGAGCTGTCGGAGTTCAAGAAGTTCCTGGAAGAGCTGGCCCCGGAGGATTTCGAAGGCTGA
- the typA gene encoding translational GTPase TypA translates to MKQENIRNVAIIAHVDHGKTTIVDRLLYASGVFRENQQVDERVLDSNDQERERGITILSKNISVTYNDVKINVIDTPGHADFGGEVERVLNMADGALLIVDAFEGPMPQTRFVLKHALGQGLRIILVVNKIDRPGARPNEVVDEVFDLMVELEASDAQLDFPVIYASAMNGYARYAPDDDNMDMIPLIETILKEVPAPDCEPNGPVALQICTVDHSSFVGRIGVGRLFSGTIHKGEPALVIKNDGTRYNTNIKQVFTFEALGKKEQQEVHAGDIVAVVGVEDADIGDMVTSRENPVRFDPIQVEEPTMAIVFEASSSPLVGREGEIVGARQLKERLMREKESNISMRIEELEDKTGVEVAGRGVLHLSVLMETMRREGFEFQVGRPRVLIKKDEAGRKLEPIEEATVDVPSEYAGKAIEVFGSAGGEMSDMYQRGDQTHLVFKIPSRGTMGLRTRLLNVTRGEATMFHHFSEYGPFRGDMSGRKNGSMISMSTEKSVAYALDALQERGRLFVGPGEDCYEGMIVGESSKEGDMVVNIAKSKQLGNQRSSGADKAISLTPPITFTLEEALEYIEDDELVEVTPKSIRLRKRMLSATDRKKAAKK, encoded by the coding sequence ATGAAGCAAGAGAACATCCGCAACGTCGCCATCATCGCGCACGTTGACCACGGTAAGACCACGATCGTCGACCGTCTGCTGTACGCCAGCGGCGTGTTCCGCGAGAACCAGCAGGTGGACGAGCGCGTGCTCGACAGCAACGATCAGGAGCGCGAGCGCGGTATCACCATCCTGTCCAAGAACATCTCCGTCACGTACAACGACGTGAAGATCAACGTCATCGACACGCCCGGCCACGCCGACTTCGGCGGCGAGGTGGAACGCGTGCTGAACATGGCCGACGGCGCCCTGCTCATCGTCGACGCGTTCGAGGGTCCCATGCCCCAGACGCGCTTCGTGCTGAAGCACGCGCTCGGACAGGGTCTGCGCATCATCCTCGTGGTGAACAAGATCGACCGCCCGGGCGCGCGCCCCAACGAAGTGGTCGACGAGGTGTTCGACCTCATGGTGGAGCTCGAGGCCTCCGACGCGCAGCTCGACTTCCCCGTCATCTACGCCAGCGCCATGAACGGCTATGCCCGTTACGCGCCCGATGACGACAACATGGACATGATCCCCCTGATCGAAACCATCCTCAAGGAGGTTCCGGCTCCCGATTGCGAGCCGAACGGCCCGGTGGCGCTCCAGATCTGCACGGTCGACCACTCCAGCTTCGTCGGTCGCATCGGCGTGGGGCGCCTGTTCTCCGGCACCATCCACAAGGGCGAGCCCGCGCTCGTCATCAAGAACGACGGCACGCGCTATAACACGAACATCAAGCAGGTGTTCACGTTCGAGGCGCTGGGCAAGAAAGAGCAGCAGGAAGTGCACGCCGGCGACATCGTGGCCGTGGTGGGCGTCGAGGACGCCGACATCGGCGATATGGTGACGAGCCGCGAGAACCCCGTTCGCTTCGACCCCATCCAGGTGGAAGAGCCCACGATGGCTATCGTGTTCGAGGCCTCGTCGAGCCCGCTCGTCGGTCGCGAAGGCGAGATCGTCGGAGCGCGCCAGCTCAAGGAGCGCCTCATGCGCGAGAAGGAGAGCAACATTTCCATGCGCATCGAGGAGCTTGAGGACAAGACCGGCGTGGAGGTTGCCGGCCGCGGCGTGCTGCACCTGTCGGTGCTCATGGAGACGATGCGCCGCGAGGGCTTCGAGTTCCAGGTGGGCCGTCCCCGCGTGCTCATCAAGAAGGACGAGGCCGGCCGCAAGCTCGAGCCGATCGAGGAAGCCACCGTGGACGTGCCCAGCGAGTACGCGGGCAAGGCCATCGAGGTGTTCGGCAGCGCCGGCGGCGAGATGTCCGACATGTACCAGCGCGGCGATCAGACGCACCTTGTGTTCAAGATCCCGTCCCGTGGCACGATGGGCCTGCGCACGCGCCTGCTGAACGTCACGCGCGGCGAGGCCACGATGTTCCACCACTTCTCCGAATACGGTCCTTTCCGCGGCGATATGTCGGGGCGCAAGAACGGCTCGATGATCTCCATGTCCACCGAGAAGAGCGTGGCGTACGCGCTCGACGCGCTGCAGGAGCGCGGCCGTCTGTTCGTCGGCCCCGGCGAGGACTGCTACGAGGGCATGATCGTGGGCGAGTCGTCGAAGGAAGGCGACATGGTGGTGAACATCGCCAAGTCGAAGCAGTTGGGCAACCAGCGTTCGTCGGGCGCCGACAAGGCCATCTCGCTGACGCCGCCCATCACGTTCACGCTTGAAGAGGCGCTCGAGTACATCGAGGACGACGAGCTGGTGGAGGTCACGCCGAAGAGCATCCGCCTGCGCAAGCGCATGCTGTCGGCCACCGACCGCAAGAAGGCTGCCAAGAAGTAG
- a CDS encoding J domain-containing protein, which yields MNRTEALRILGLDDDATPEDVKTAYKETVQILHPDRFANNKKLQDRATEQFKNLQEAYDYLTSGKGSRTSARDPRAAAERARSYTSSNQVEARMAGIAAARTQLVKQRDVVLDERRNGIAMTVIGGLVALLTGRRPFGLFGIVAAIASAAAVWGIVQIVSSQRTITTLNEHIAELNKEERRLAEELDDV from the coding sequence ATGAATCGAACGGAAGCACTGCGCATCTTAGGCCTCGACGACGATGCCACGCCCGAGGATGTGAAAACCGCGTACAAGGAAACGGTGCAGATCCTGCATCCGGATCGGTTCGCCAACAATAAGAAGCTCCAGGATCGTGCGACCGAGCAATTCAAAAATCTCCAAGAAGCATACGATTATCTGACCAGCGGAAAAGGTTCGCGTACCTCGGCGCGCGACCCGCGCGCCGCTGCCGAGCGCGCGCGCAGCTACACCTCGTCGAATCAGGTTGAAGCCCGCATGGCCGGCATCGCCGCCGCGCGCACGCAGCTCGTCAAGCAGCGCGACGTAGTGCTCGACGAGCGTCGCAACGGCATCGCCATGACCGTCATCGGCGGTCTTGTGGCGCTGCTCACGGGACGCCGCCCGTTCGGCCTGTTCGGCATCGTCGCGGCCATCGCGAGCGCCGCCGCCGTATGGGGCATCGTCCAAATCGTATCGTCGCAGCGCACCATCACCACGCTCAACGAGCATATCGCCGAGCTCAACAAGGAAGAACGCCGACTTGCCGAGGAGCTGGACGACGTGTAG
- a CDS encoding MATE family efflux transporter — protein sequence MHRFTAARAALRKRAQRSPADKTLASDVFVLSVPLFVELFMQIMIGNINQFMLAPLGTEPAAAVGNALQILNIVTIALSAMGTASTVLVTRVLGKSSATSKVSEIATVALVVNIGLAAVMTAVLFLFWPQFFSWLHIDGSITGMASSFLLIVGSTTVVQGAFFAFTALLRSYARGGDVMRASLVMNAVNIAASAALIGGVGFVPALGVEGAAVANVVARVVGLAVACRLVLRHTEVRMRLRYLRPFPWSTLRRMLGVGIPSSGEQMNYDLAQIVILSFINVLGTTVVTVKVYCSMIAGIAYLYSIALSQATQIVLGYLFGAGKFDAVARRVWVADLIAVALTTCVSTLIWVNADAVFGLFTADPTVHELGRQVLLVEIFLGIGRALNIVMVKALIAVGDVKTPVTVNVISSWIFAVGGGYVLGIGLGWGIVGMWIAMCVDEWLRGGFLVATFARGGWRRRALERQQSPGKAAESSDAPQEAPNPAPAVSYVKPSMFVLKKPGAPGRPKEPGAISLTAIMGLLLADNGGLSHGIVQAVTDALMALWQVK from the coding sequence ATGCATCGATTCACCGCAGCGCGCGCTGCGCTCCGGAAACGCGCTCAGCGCTCGCCTGCGGACAAAACCCTGGCGAGCGATGTGTTCGTGCTGTCCGTTCCGCTGTTCGTGGAACTGTTCATGCAAATTATGATCGGGAACATCAACCAATTCATGCTCGCACCGCTCGGCACCGAACCTGCCGCCGCCGTGGGCAACGCGTTGCAGATCCTCAACATCGTGACCATCGCGCTGTCAGCTATGGGAACGGCTTCCACCGTGCTCGTGACGCGCGTGCTGGGGAAATCGTCGGCGACGAGCAAGGTGTCGGAAATTGCGACGGTGGCGCTCGTGGTGAATATCGGCCTCGCAGCCGTCATGACGGCGGTGCTGTTCCTTTTCTGGCCGCAATTCTTCTCATGGCTGCACATCGACGGCTCCATTACGGGGATGGCCTCGTCGTTTTTGCTGATCGTCGGTTCGACCACGGTCGTCCAGGGAGCGTTCTTCGCCTTCACGGCTCTGCTGCGCAGTTATGCGCGCGGCGGCGACGTCATGCGTGCGAGCCTTGTCATGAACGCGGTTAACATCGCGGCCAGCGCCGCGCTCATCGGCGGCGTGGGCTTCGTGCCGGCGCTGGGGGTGGAAGGCGCGGCGGTCGCGAACGTGGTGGCGCGCGTCGTCGGCCTCGCGGTGGCTTGCCGTCTCGTGCTGCGGCATACCGAGGTGCGCATGCGCCTGCGATACCTGCGTCCGTTCCCGTGGAGCACGTTGCGGCGCATGCTGGGCGTAGGGATCCCCTCCTCGGGCGAGCAGATGAACTACGATCTTGCGCAGATCGTCATCCTGTCGTTTATCAACGTCCTGGGCACGACGGTGGTCACGGTGAAGGTGTACTGCTCGATGATCGCGGGTATCGCCTACCTTTACTCCATCGCGCTGTCGCAGGCGACGCAGATCGTGTTGGGGTACCTGTTCGGCGCGGGGAAATTCGACGCCGTGGCGCGGCGCGTGTGGGTCGCCGATCTCATCGCCGTCGCGCTCACCACCTGCGTATCTACGTTGATCTGGGTGAACGCCGATGCGGTATTCGGCTTGTTCACCGCCGATCCCACCGTGCACGAGTTGGGGCGGCAGGTGCTGCTCGTCGAGATATTCCTCGGCATCGGCCGCGCGCTCAACATCGTCATGGTGAAGGCGCTCATCGCAGTGGGCGATGTGAAGACCCCGGTCACGGTGAACGTCATCTCGTCGTGGATATTCGCCGTGGGCGGCGGCTACGTGCTGGGAATCGGGCTGGGCTGGGGCATCGTTGGCATGTGGATAGCCATGTGCGTGGACGAATGGCTGCGCGGCGGGTTCCTTGTGGCGACGTTCGCCCGCGGAGGATGGCGCCGTCGAGCGCTGGAGCGGCAGCAGTCGCCGGGTAAGGCGGCGGAGTCGTCGGATGCTCCCCAAGAGGCGCCCAACCCCGCGCCCGCGGTGTCCTACGTGAAGCCGTCGATGTTCGTGCTGAAGAAACCGGGCGCGCCGGGCCGTCCCAAGGAGCCGGGAGCCATCAGCTTGACGGCGATCATGGGATTGCTGCTGGCCGACAACGGCGGGCTGTCGCACGGCATCGTGCAAGCGGTCACCGACGCTCTGATGGCGTTATGGCAGGTGAAATAA
- the gyrA gene encoding DNA gyrase subunit A → MADNNDSFDEFLNRAEEDYDAGDIEAAEQSDEDDVLDDVEDDGDESRPGAFVSEENKARSLIDMSKIANPHGSIVEGANGGEGTIVRSAYLGKEMQTSFLEYAMSVIVSRALPDVRDGLKPVHRRILYAMNESGYTPNRPHMKSARTVGDVIGKYHPHGDSAVYDTMVRLAQPFSMRVPLVDGHGNFGSIDGDGAAAMRYTESRLDKVAMELLRDLEKETVDFQPNYDESLEEPTVLPARFPNLLVNGSQGIAVGMATNIPPHNLGETIDATCLMLDDPDITTEELMKALPGPDFPTGGIIMGKKGIRDAYETGRGSLTVRAKCKVEEGKNGRSSIVVTEIPYQVNRQRLLEKLGELVREKKLPEISNIHDGADRHGIDIIIDLKKDAIPQVVLNKLYKHTQLQVGFGVIMLSLVDGAPRVLSLKEMLHYYIAHQEEVIVRRTRYELAKAEERAHILEGLIIALDNIDEIIHIIRSSQTDKEAAERMTERFALTDKQTAAILEMRLRRLTGLEHQKIEDELKELLEKIAYYKRVLSDDKLVHEIIKEELLEVKKKFGSPRRTLLSEAAKDLDVEDLIAEESMVVTMTKAGYVKRLPVATYRQQKRGGKGMQGVNLKDNDYVEHLFVASTHSYMLFFSTKGKVYRLKVYELPEASRHARGTAIVNLLPLEKGETISAVIATKDFPSDEYLMFATEHGMVKKTSMDLYDRTRRDGLIAISLKDNDRLISVKRVAQGEKVLMVSSAGKAIMWDEGEVRAMGRDTMGVRGMNVPPIAKVLGMEIAQPDTDLFVITEKGYGKRTPIAEYPEHHRGGQGVFTITMTEKKGLLAVMKIVGEDDEIMIMSEEGVCVRTPVSGISELGRSTQGVCVMKTADKDRVTAVAISSRGKKKKASGAQVEGEELDESAIDELEDGGEVGAAEIEAVEASEPTEE, encoded by the coding sequence GTGGCAGACAACAACGATTCTTTCGACGAGTTTTTGAATCGCGCCGAAGAGGACTACGACGCGGGCGATATCGAAGCGGCCGAGCAGTCCGATGAAGACGACGTCCTCGACGACGTTGAGGACGACGGGGACGAGTCGCGTCCCGGCGCGTTCGTGTCCGAGGAGAACAAGGCGCGTTCGCTGATCGACATGTCGAAGATTGCGAACCCCCACGGCTCCATCGTCGAGGGCGCCAACGGCGGCGAGGGCACGATCGTGCGCTCGGCCTACCTCGGCAAGGAGATGCAGACGTCGTTCCTGGAATACGCCATGAGCGTTATCGTCTCGCGCGCCCTGCCGGACGTGCGCGACGGCCTCAAGCCGGTCCATCGCCGCATCCTGTACGCCATGAACGAGTCGGGTTACACGCCGAACCGTCCGCACATGAAATCGGCCCGTACGGTCGGCGACGTCATCGGCAAGTACCACCCGCACGGCGACTCCGCCGTGTACGACACGATGGTGCGCTTGGCCCAGCCGTTCTCGATGCGCGTGCCGCTGGTGGACGGCCACGGCAACTTCGGCTCCATCGACGGCGACGGCGCGGCCGCCATGCGTTACACCGAGTCGCGTCTCGACAAGGTGGCCATGGAGCTGTTGCGCGACCTTGAAAAAGAGACGGTCGACTTCCAGCCGAACTACGACGAGAGCCTCGAGGAGCCCACGGTTCTTCCCGCGCGCTTCCCGAACCTGCTGGTGAACGGCTCGCAGGGCATCGCCGTCGGCATGGCGACGAACATCCCGCCGCACAACCTGGGCGAGACGATCGACGCCACGTGCCTCATGCTGGACGACCCCGACATCACCACCGAAGAGCTTATGAAGGCGCTGCCCGGACCGGACTTCCCCACCGGCGGCATCATCATGGGCAAGAAGGGCATCCGCGACGCGTACGAGACGGGCCGCGGCTCGCTGACCGTGCGCGCGAAGTGCAAGGTGGAGGAAGGCAAGAACGGCCGCAGCTCCATCGTGGTCACCGAGATTCCCTACCAGGTGAACCGCCAGCGCCTGCTGGAGAAGCTGGGCGAGCTCGTCCGCGAGAAGAAGCTGCCCGAGATCAGCAACATCCACGACGGCGCCGACCGCCACGGCATCGACATCATCATCGACCTCAAGAAGGACGCCATCCCCCAGGTGGTGCTCAACAAGCTGTACAAGCACACGCAGCTGCAGGTGGGCTTCGGCGTGATCATGCTGTCGCTCGTCGACGGCGCGCCGCGCGTGCTGTCGCTCAAGGAGATGCTGCACTACTACATCGCGCACCAGGAGGAGGTCATCGTCCGTCGTACGCGTTACGAGCTGGCGAAGGCCGAAGAGCGCGCGCATATCCTCGAAGGCTTGATCATCGCGCTCGACAACATCGATGAGATCATCCACATCATCCGCTCGTCGCAGACCGACAAGGAAGCCGCCGAGCGCATGACCGAGCGCTTCGCCTTGACGGACAAGCAGACCGCCGCCATCCTCGAGATGCGCCTGCGCCGCCTCACCGGCTTGGAGCATCAGAAGATCGAAGACGAGTTGAAAGAGCTGCTGGAGAAGATCGCCTACTACAAGCGCGTGCTCTCCGATGACAAGCTCGTGCACGAGATCATCAAGGAAGAGCTGCTCGAGGTGAAGAAGAAGTTCGGCAGCCCGCGCCGCACGCTGCTGTCCGAGGCGGCGAAGGACCTCGACGTCGAGGACCTCATCGCCGAGGAGAGCATGGTCGTCACGATGACGAAGGCCGGCTACGTGAAGCGCCTGCCCGTGGCCACCTACCGCCAGCAGAAGCGCGGCGGCAAGGGCATGCAGGGCGTGAACCTCAAGGACAACGACTACGTGGAGCACCTGTTCGTGGCATCCACGCACTCCTACATGCTGTTCTTCTCCACGAAGGGCAAGGTGTATCGCCTGAAGGTGTACGAGCTTCCCGAGGCGTCGCGCCATGCGCGCGGCACGGCCATCGTGAACCTGCTGCCGCTTGAGAAGGGCGAGACGATCTCGGCCGTCATCGCGACGAAGGACTTCCCGTCCGACGAGTACCTCATGTTCGCCACCGAGCACGGCATGGTGAAGAAGACGTCGATGGACCTGTACGACCGCACCCGCCGCGACGGCCTCATCGCCATCAGCCTCAAGGACAACGACCGCCTCATCTCGGTGAAGCGCGTCGCCCAGGGCGAGAAGGTGCTCATGGTGTCGTCGGCCGGCAAGGCCATCATGTGGGACGAAGGCGAAGTGCGCGCGATGGGTCGCGACACGATGGGCGTGCGCGGCATGAACGTGCCGCCGATCGCCAAGGTGCTGGGCATGGAGATCGCGCAGCCCGACACCGACCTGTTCGTCATCACCGAGAAGGGTTACGGCAAGCGCACCCCCATCGCCGAGTACCCCGAGCACCATCGCGGCGGCCAGGGCGTGTTCACCATCACGATGACTGAGAAGAAGGGCCTGCTGGCCGTCATGAAGATCGTCGGCGAAGACGACGAGATCATGATCATGTCCGAAGAGGGTGTGTGCGTACGCACCCCGGTGTCGGGCATCTCCGAGCTCGGGCGCTCCACGCAGGGCGTGTGCGTGATGAAGACGGCCGACAAGGACCGTGTGACCGCGGTGGCCATTTCGAGCCGCGGCAAGAAGAAGAAAGCCTCCGGCGCGCAAGTCGAAGGTGAGGAGCTCGACGAGAGCGCGATCGACGAGCTTGAAGACGGCGGCGAAGTCGGGGCTGCCGAGATCGAAGCGGTCGAGGCGAGCGAGCCGACCGAAGAGTAA